From Mobula hypostoma chromosome 8, sMobHyp1.1, whole genome shotgun sequence, the proteins below share one genomic window:
- the LOC134350495 gene encoding creatine kinase, testis isozyme-like isoform X1: MWKLKPPLELPLSLKYNHILEKLTPRDPEINVKKLSAEEEFPNLCKNQTCMANVLTMQMYKRLRNRATQSGFTLDDVIQPGVDNPEHSCMRTTGCVAGDAESYTVFMQFFDPLIELYHSGYKINEKHKSDMNPENLKGGDDLDGRYVLACCVSTGRNVDDFSFPPHCSRGERRALEKLAIAALNGLNDEIKGTYHSLKNLSEEDRRSLTDAGILTDYIVTPKMLSSGMARDWPDARGVWHNDMKNFIVWVNKEDHLRISSMQQGGNLKQAFVQYCLGLKKLEEIYHQKKHTFIWKDNLGYVLTCPSELGTGMWASVHIRLKYISKHAKFDEILQRLRLEKKFTDAALASSESEVCDISNADRIGFSEVQLLQLVVDGIKLLINMDKYIEQGKSVDELIPAQK, from the exons ATGTGGAAACTAAAAC CTCCGCTCGAATTGCCTCTCAGTCTCAAGTACAACCACATTTTGGAG AAATTAACTCCACGTGATCCTGAAATTAATGTTAAAAAATTGTCAGCTGAAGAAGAATTTCCAAACTTGTGCAAAAATCAGACTTGTATGGCAAATGTTCTTACAATGCAAATGTACAAGAGACTGAGGAACCGGGCAACTCAAAGTGGCTTCACACTAGATGATGTAATCCAACCTGGTGTAGATAATCCTG AGCATTCTTGCATGAGAACAacagggtgtgtggctggagatgCAGAATCGTATACTGTCTTCATGCAGTTCTTTGATCCTCTTATTGAACTTTATCACAGTGGTTACAAGATAAATGAAAAGCATAAGAGTGACATGAATCCAGAAAACTTAAAG GGTGGAGATGATCTAGACGGACGGTATGTGTTGGCGTGCTGCGTGAGTACAGGACGCAATGTCGATGACTTTAGTTTCCCACCCCACTGCAGCCGCGGGGAGAGACGTGCACTGGAAAAGCTTGCAATAGCAG CCCTCAATGGACTAAATGATGAAATTAAGGGCACTTATCACTCATTGAAGAACTTGAGTGAGGAAGACCGTCGGAGTTTGACTGACGCTGGAATTCTTACTGATTATATTGTTACTCCAAAGATGCTTTCATCTGGAATGGCCAGAGATTGGCCAGATGCACGGGGAGTCTG GCACAATGATATGAAAAATTTTATTGTTTGGGTCAATAAAGAAGACCACCTTCGTATTAGTTCTATGCAACAGGGAGGGAATCTGAAACAAGCATTTGTACAGTATTGTTTGGGTCTTAAAAAG CTTGAAGAAATATACCACCAGAAAAAGCACACCTTCATCTGGAAGGATAACCTAGGTTATGTGTTGACTTGCCCTTCTGAACTTGGAACAGGCATGTGGGCAAGTGTCCACATTAGGCTGAAGTACATCAGTAAGCACGCCAAGTTTGATGAAATCTTGCAGCGACTACGTCTGGAAAAAAAATTCACTG aTGCTGCCCTTGCTTCCAGTGAAAGTGAAGTCTGTGATATCTCTAACGCAGATCGAATAGGTTTCTCTGAAGTTCAACTTTTGCAGCTTGTTGTCGATGGTATTAAACTGCTGATAAACATGGATAAATATATTGAACAAGGAAAATCTGTTGATGAACTTATTCCTGCTCAGAAATAA
- the LOC134350495 gene encoding creatine kinase M-type-like isoform X2, with translation MANVLTMQMYKRLRNRATQSGFTLDDVIQPGVDNPEHSCMRTTGCVAGDAESYTVFMQFFDPLIELYHSGYKINEKHKSDMNPENLKGGDDLDGRYVLACCVSTGRNVDDFSFPPHCSRGERRALEKLAIAALNGLNDEIKGTYHSLKNLSEEDRRSLTDAGILTDYIVTPKMLSSGMARDWPDARGVWHNDMKNFIVWVNKEDHLRISSMQQGGNLKQAFVQYCLGLKKLEEIYHQKKHTFIWKDNLGYVLTCPSELGTGMWASVHIRLKYISKHAKFDEILQRLRLEKKFTDAALASSESEVCDISNADRIGFSEVQLLQLVVDGIKLLINMDKYIEQGKSVDELIPAQK, from the exons ATGGCAAATGTTCTTACAATGCAAATGTACAAGAGACTGAGGAACCGGGCAACTCAAAGTGGCTTCACACTAGATGATGTAATCCAACCTGGTGTAGATAATCCTG AGCATTCTTGCATGAGAACAacagggtgtgtggctggagatgCAGAATCGTATACTGTCTTCATGCAGTTCTTTGATCCTCTTATTGAACTTTATCACAGTGGTTACAAGATAAATGAAAAGCATAAGAGTGACATGAATCCAGAAAACTTAAAG GGTGGAGATGATCTAGACGGACGGTATGTGTTGGCGTGCTGCGTGAGTACAGGACGCAATGTCGATGACTTTAGTTTCCCACCCCACTGCAGCCGCGGGGAGAGACGTGCACTGGAAAAGCTTGCAATAGCAG CCCTCAATGGACTAAATGATGAAATTAAGGGCACTTATCACTCATTGAAGAACTTGAGTGAGGAAGACCGTCGGAGTTTGACTGACGCTGGAATTCTTACTGATTATATTGTTACTCCAAAGATGCTTTCATCTGGAATGGCCAGAGATTGGCCAGATGCACGGGGAGTCTG GCACAATGATATGAAAAATTTTATTGTTTGGGTCAATAAAGAAGACCACCTTCGTATTAGTTCTATGCAACAGGGAGGGAATCTGAAACAAGCATTTGTACAGTATTGTTTGGGTCTTAAAAAG CTTGAAGAAATATACCACCAGAAAAAGCACACCTTCATCTGGAAGGATAACCTAGGTTATGTGTTGACTTGCCCTTCTGAACTTGGAACAGGCATGTGGGCAAGTGTCCACATTAGGCTGAAGTACATCAGTAAGCACGCCAAGTTTGATGAAATCTTGCAGCGACTACGTCTGGAAAAAAAATTCACTG aTGCTGCCCTTGCTTCCAGTGAAAGTGAAGTCTGTGATATCTCTAACGCAGATCGAATAGGTTTCTCTGAAGTTCAACTTTTGCAGCTTGTTGTCGATGGTATTAAACTGCTGATAAACATGGATAAATATATTGAACAAGGAAAATCTGTTGATGAACTTATTCCTGCTCAGAAATAA
- the mrpl57 gene encoding large ribosomal subunit protein mL63, which yields MFLTAFLLRKGIPGKQWIGKYRRPRKITWQMKRNVLRRLEIEKETEYWLSRPWMTREQEKGHAKQRRAEQWEAFKTARAATFPAPKYVEDHLNHLNTTKKWGI from the coding sequence ATGTTCCTTACAGCATTTTTGCTTCGAAAAGGAATACCAGGCAAACAATGGATAGGGAAATACAGACGTCCGAGAAAGATAACATGGCAAATGAAGCGCAATGTACTTCGGAGGTTGGAGATTGAAAAGGAGACAGAATACTGGCTCAGCCGCCCTTGGATGACAAGGGAACAAGAAAAAGGTCATGCAAAGCAACGCAGAGCTGAGCAGTGGGAAGCTTTCAAGACTGCCAGAGCTGCAACTTTCCCTGCACCAAAGTACGTTGAAGATCATCTAAACCACTTAAATACAACAAAAAAATGGGGAATTTGA